CCTCATCCCGGGGAACGTGCTGGGCCTGGGCGCCAGCACGTCCGCGGCGGACGACGGCACGCTCAGCACGTCCGTCAGCTTCAACGCGCTGCAGATCATCGTGGTCGCGATCGTCATCGGCGTCGCGGTGCTGCGCACCGGCCCCAAGGCCGACCCGTTCCTGACGTTCGTGCGGTCGGCGCTCGTCGTCGTGCAGAAGGTGCTGTGGTGGATCATCCGGCTCGCGCCGATCGGCACGCTCGGCCTCGTCGGGCACGCCGTCGCCGCCTACGGCTGGGACTCCCTGGCGTCCCTCGGGCGGTTCGCGGTCGCGGTCTACGTCGGCCTCGCGCTCGTGCTGCTCGTCGTGTACCCGGTGATCCTGCGGCTGAACGGCCTCAGCGTGCTGCGCTGGTTCCGCGGCGCGTGGCCGGCCATCCAGCTCGCGTTCGTCTCCCGGTCCTCGATCGGCACCATGCCGGTCACGCAGCGCGTCACGGAGCGCAACCTCGGCGTCCCGTCGGAGTACGCGTCGTTCGCGGTGCCGCTGGCGGCGACCACGAAGATGGACGGCTGCGCCTCGATCTACCCGGCGATCTCGGCGATCTTCGTCGCGCAGATCTTCGGCATCGACCTGTCGGTGCTCGACTACGTGCTCATCGCGTTCGTGTCGGTCGTCGGGTCGGCGGCCACCGCGGGCCTCACGGGCGCGATCGTCATGCTGACCCTCACGCTGTCGACCGTCGGGCTGCCGCTCGCGGGCGTCGGGCTGCTGCTGGCCATCGACCCGATCCTCGACATGGGCCGCACGGCCGTGAACGTCGCGGGCCAGGTGCTGGTGCCGACGGTCGTCGCGAAGCGCGAGGGCATCCTCGACCAGGCGCAGTACGACTCCGCCCAGGCGGAGGACCTCTTCACCGAGGACGCGGACGCCGCCCCGGGCGCGGACGGCGCGCGCGAGGCCGAGCCGGTCGGCGCTGCCGGGGCCCGCTGAGCGACGCCCGGCTCCTCACACCCGGCTGACCCGCCGGGCCCGCGCGCGGGCGGGCCCGGCGGCGGGCGTCAGCGGTGCGGGTGGGTCAGCTCGCCGGAGCGGGCGACCTGCCCGAGCCAGTGCGCGCTGGGCTTCGGCGTGCGCGCGAACGTCTGCCGGTCCCAGGCGATGAGCCCGAACGTCGGGGTGTACGAGCCCCACTCGTAGTTGTCGAGCGCCGACCAGTGCAGGTACCCGCGCACGTCGATGCCGTCGGCCATCGCGTCGTGCAGCCCGACCAGGGCGTCGTGGGTGTAGTCGATGCGGCGGGCGTCGTCCTGCGTGGCGATGCCGTTCTCCGTGACGACCACCGGCACGCCGCCGGTGCGGGCCCACGCGTTGCGGACGCCGATGCCGAGCGCGGGCGGGAAGTACTCCCAGCCGATGAGGGTCTTCTCGACGTCGTCGGCGACGGGCACGGGCCGCCCGTCCCGGTCGATGAACGTGCGCAGGTACGCCTGCACGCCGATCCAGTCGTCGCCGGCGGCCGCGTCGAGGAACACGTCCTCGCGCGGGTACCCGTAGGCGGCCGTCGCCTCGACGGCGTCCGGCGTGGCGGGGTGGTACGCCTGCGTCGCGACGGACCACCCGGACCGCACCTGCCCGACGCCGGACAGCACGTCCCGCGAGCGCCCGTGCGCCGCGATCAGCGCGTCCGTGATCTGCGGGTCGGGCGCCGGCAGGCGGGACGCCGTCATCTCGGTGCCCTCCTCGCCGCGGGTCATCGCGACCATGTTGGGCTCGTTGACGGTGCACACCCACTCGACGTCGTCGCCGAGCACCGGCAGCACCGCCTCGGTGTAGCGGGCGAACAGGTCGGGCGCGACGGGGTTGCGCCAGCCGCCGAGCCTCGCGAACCAGCGCGGGTGCGTGAAGTGGTGCAGCGTCACCGACGGGGTGAGCCCGTGCTCGCGGCAGGTGTCGACCATGCGGCGGTAGTGCTGGAGCTGCGCCCGCGACACGTAGCCCTGCTCGGGCTCGATCCGGGCCCACTCGATGCTGAAGCGGTACGTGTTCAGGCCGAGCCCCGCCAGCAGCGCGATGTCCTCGGGGTACCGGTGGTAGGAGTCGGCGGCGTCGCCGGACGGCTCGGGCAGGTCGGTGCCCGGGGCGTGCTCGCGCACCCACCAGTCGGAGTTCACGTTGTTGCCCTCGACCTGGTGGGCGGCCGTGGCGGCGCCCCACAGGAAGCCGTCGGGGAAGCGGCGGACGGTCATGGGTGGTCCTTCTCGTCGGGGGTCGGGGGTGGTTAGGGGCTCGGCGCGGCCGCGCCGGCGTCAGGAGCCCGGCGGGGTCCGGACGTCCAGCACGGCGACGTCCCGCAGCAGGTCGAGCGGCACGGCCGCCCCCCCGGTGCGGTACCGGCGCGGCTGCGGCGTGGCGGGCGCCGGCGCGGACGCGCCGTCCAGGCGCACCTCGACGCCGGCCGCCGCCGGGTCCACGTGGTACCGGACGCGCCGGCTCCGCCCGGCCAGCACCACGTCGACCTCGAGGCCGTCGTCCTCGGGGGCCAGCGCCGGGTCGAGCACCAGCACGTCCGCGCGCTCCTCGAGGCCGAGCAGGCCCTGGACCACCTGGCGCAGGTAGATGCCGGGCCCGGAGGAGTAGACCCGCCAGCCGTCGGCCGTCGGGACGTCGCCGGTGCGCAGCCGGTCGAAGCCCTCGGCGGCGGCGTACCGGTCGGGGAAGGTCGCGTCGGACGACGACGTGTAGCAGGTGCGCTGGCGCGGCAGGGCGCTGGGCACCCGGTCCCGCATCCCGATGGGGGACAGCCGCAGCAGCTCCTCGCCGACCGCGGCGCGGCCCAGGCTCGCGAGCGCCTCGACCCAGCGCACGTGCGCGTGCACGTACATCAGCCCGACCTCGCGGCCGAAGAACGCCGCCTGCTCGGCGCGCAGGAAGCTCTCGACCTCGCCGTCGGCGAACCGTGCCGGGCGGTTCGTCAGGCGCACGCCGTCGGGGAAGTGCAGGTGCTCGCGCACGATCGCCTCGTGCCGGGCGGCCTCGTCGGCGTCGAACAGCTCGGCGATGACGGGGCGGGTCATCGCGATGAGCCGGTACGTGAGGCCCGTCGACGTGTCGCGCGGGTGGATGACCGGCGTGGCCTCGCCGTCCTCGACGGTCGCGAAGCCGGCCGCCACGCCGTCGGGCAGCAGCAGCCGCCGGACGTCGGCGAGCACGTCCGCGGCGGCGGACGCCATGCGGTCGGCGAGCGTCCGCACGCCGGGCGCCGGGGCACCGGCCAGCTCCCCGGCGGTCAGCGTCAGCGCCTGGTACGTGAGCGCGGCCGTCCAGGTCGACGTCATCCGCTCCCGCATCTCCGGGCGCGCGGGCTGCAGGGTGTCGTCCCAGTCGCCCTCGCCGTACGCCGGCAGCGCGGTGCCGGGGACGCGGTTCTCCTCCTGGTACGCGAGCAGCGCCTCCACGTGGGCGGCGACGGTCGCGGGCCCGCCGTCGCGGAACGGCACCACCTCGTCCAGCACGCCCAGGTCACCGGTCGCCCGCAGGTACTGCCCGAGCGCGAACAGCGGCCAGACCACCACGTCGCCGTGCGCGTGCTCCTGCAGCACCTCGGCGTAGTCGTCGAACATGAACCACTGCGGGAACGTCCCCGCGACCGACTGCCGGGACAGCACCCGCAGCAGCACGTCGCGCGCGGTCGCGAACCGGCCGGCGGCGAGCAGCAGCTCGAACGGCCCCTGGCACACGTCGCGGGTGCCCCACGCGGCGCCCGAGTACTGCTCGAGACCGTGCGGCACCAGGAAGTGCACCCGCGCGTCGTGCGCCCACCACGGCAGCAGCACCTCGAGCTCCGCGAGCCGGGAGCCGGGCGCGACCCGCAGGTCGCGGGTCAGCGCGGCGAGCGTCGCCCGGTGCCCGGCGGCGTGCCGGGCGCGGTCGAGCCCCTCGGCCACGACGCTGACGGCCTCCGGCACCGCCACGGCCCCGCGCTCCAGGTCCGCCGCGACGGCGACGCGCAGCAGCCGGGTCGCGGACGCGCGGACCGTCACCACGGACGTGCCGCGGTCCTCGCCGTCGGGCAGCAGCACGCCGTCGCCCGCGACCGTCGCGCCGGGCGACGCGGCCAGGACGTAGGTGAGCGCGTCGTGGTGCTCCGCCACCGCGGTGCCGGGCTCCGCGCGGAAGGCGAGCGCGGCGCCGTCGTCCGACGGCTCCGCGCGCCACGCCCCGTCACCGAGCTCGACGTCGGTCGTGACCAGCACGTCCAGGTCTGCGGAGGCGCGCACCTCGGTCAGCAGGACCGCGCGGTCGGAGGCGGCGACGGTCCGCACCTCCACCTCGAGGTCCGCCCACCGGTACAGCCAGCGGGCCTCGCCGACGTCGAGCACGAACGCCGACGGCTGGCCGAGCAGCCGCCACGCGTCGCCCGGACCCGCCGCGACGCCCTCCGCGGAGGTCGCCCCGCCGTCGCGGCGCACCAGCACCCGCACGCCGTTGGACCGCAGCAGGTTGAGGTGGTTGCGGTGCACGCTCGCGAACCGGTCGAACGACGTGTTGCCCAGCACCGTGTGCGAGCCGACCACCCCGTGCGCGAACACGGTGGTCGACAGGGTCGGGCGGTCCGGGGCGAGCGCGTCGCCGCAGAGCAGCACGTGGCCGTGCGGCCGGTCGAGCAGCAGGTCCTTCTCCCCGCGCACGACGTGGGCGCCGCCGGAGGTGAAGAACGTCAGCAGCGCGCCGGAGTCGGCGTCCCGCTCCGGGTACCGCGCCCCGTCGCCGAACGCGAGCAGGGCGTCGTCCGTGAGCGGGGCGCCGGACAGCAGCGGGGCGGTGGCCAGCAGCGAGCGCTCGTCGCGCACCGGTCCCGCGGGTGCGGACGTCGCCGCCGCGATGCCGGCGCGCGCGACCAGGTCGTCCGCGAGTGCGGGCAGCTCCGCGAGCACCGCCGTCATCGGGCCGCGCCGGTCCGGCCAGAACCCGGTCACGGCGTGCAGGACGCGCGG
This is a stretch of genomic DNA from Cellulomonas sp. ES6. It encodes these proteins:
- a CDS encoding dicarboxylate/amino acid:cation symporter, which codes for MSSTAPAVRERSRARTLLGSFGTQIVLALVLGVALGAVALAIGPVDAGTDAETPNWLTSTLDTIGSSFVTLLRAIVPPLIFTAIVASVANLRNVANGARLAWRTLLWFAITAAVSVVIGIVLGLVLQPGRHTTISLDRASDPGRTGSWTDFLQGLIPGNVLGLGASTSAADDGTLSTSVSFNALQIIVVAIVIGVAVLRTGPKADPFLTFVRSALVVVQKVLWWIIRLAPIGTLGLVGHAVAAYGWDSLASLGRFAVAVYVGLALVLLVVYPVILRLNGLSVLRWFRGAWPAIQLAFVSRSSIGTMPVTQRVTERNLGVPSEYASFAVPLAATTKMDGCASIYPAISAIFVAQIFGIDLSVLDYVLIAFVSVVGSAATAGLTGAIVMLTLTLSTVGLPLAGVGLLLAIDPILDMGRTAVNVAGQVLVPTVVAKREGILDQAQYDSAQAEDLFTEDADAAPGADGAREAEPVGAAGAR
- a CDS encoding family 1 glycosylhydrolase — encoded protein: MTVRRFPDGFLWGAATAAHQVEGNNVNSDWWVREHAPGTDLPEPSGDAADSYHRYPEDIALLAGLGLNTYRFSIEWARIEPEQGYVSRAQLQHYRRMVDTCREHGLTPSVTLHHFTHPRWFARLGGWRNPVAPDLFARYTEAVLPVLGDDVEWVCTVNEPNMVAMTRGEEGTEMTASRLPAPDPQITDALIAAHGRSRDVLSGVGQVRSGWSVATQAYHPATPDAVEATAAYGYPREDVFLDAAAGDDWIGVQAYLRTFIDRDGRPVPVADDVEKTLIGWEYFPPALGIGVRNAWARTGGVPVVVTENGIATQDDARRIDYTHDALVGLHDAMADGIDVRGYLHWSALDNYEWGSYTPTFGLIAWDRQTFARTPKPSAHWLGQVARSGELTHPHR